In Anopheles bellator chromosome 2, idAnoBellAS_SP24_06.2, whole genome shotgun sequence, the genomic stretch ATATTAAACATTCCATCGTAAAACCGACTGTTGTCTTAATTTTGGGAGTTTCCCGCCTGTATCCGAAAATAGCTTGAAAGTCCCGGGCAGCAATCAGTCTTCCAGCGAGACACCGGCGCATTCGATTCGACAcgcgcacgcgcgcgctcgcacGGTTGTAAACCACATTAGATTAATTAGGTCAACAACATCATGGGTCCGTCGACGTCACAAGGCTGTTAAAAGCGCAGCGTTATCGTGCAGAAGGTGTGAATTAAAGAGGCGGTCAGTGAATCGGAACCCACGGCGAAACCGGAATGGAAGTCCTTagcgacgatcgatcgatcgaagaagCTCCCAGCCCTGCCGATGAATCAGAAAATGGCTCTGGTCAAACGGAGAGCTAATATTTTTCCAACGATGTCCCGTGTTAATGAACCACGTCACTTCCGATTCGGGAAGGTATTATTGCGGCCTAATAAATATTAGCTCAACGATCGTATACTGGCCTCTCTTGGAAACAGTCGCTTGGGCAGGCGCACCGGTGTTGATCCAGATCGTTATCGGATCGGTGATGGGATCGAAAATACGGGAACCGATTTTTCGGATGCGCTAATGGatatttttctctccccggTCCTGTTCAAACAGTGTGCCCATCTTTGATGGGCGGGGGGCTAAGTGTCTGTCCGCTAATCGATTTATTGACATCCCGTCAACGTGCCGCCCGGTTCAGGAACCACCCACTCGGGTAGCGGGGGCGGGGATGGTTAAGTGGCACCGGTCAAGTTTCACATCGGGCCTCGGGTGTTATCTCTAGGGCCTAACAATGGTCCCATCCACCTAAGCCTCcgatccatttttcttcgcactcggtggccgggtggtgcTGCCAGAGACCGATGCTTTTCTAGCAAGCGGTTGGGGTGCGTCAAACGTAAATCATCCCCGTAACAATGCGCGGGCCGCTTTTTGTGGCCGCGCGCTGATGACGAGATTGATGGCTTTGCGGTGGCTTTGAGCGATCGTCAGCGCTCAGTGTCGCGTATCGAGTGGAGCGGTTCAGATCGTCAGCCGATGGAGTGAAGCAAGCACGAGACAGTCCCCAGGAGATGGTTCCAACGTCTGCGTAAGCGGTTAAGTGAAAAAATGTACGAACCCGATCGTCAGGATACGGTGGCGAAAGCTGAACGGTCTGCGCTGAAGCTGGGGCCATTCGATGGTTCCGGGTTGACGCCACTCACGCCTCACTCGCCGGGCGGTTACAGTGACCACTATGGCTACTCGTCGCCGGTTACACCCGTCACGCCCAACACGCCGCTGGTGTGCTATCCGATAAAGTAAGTCATTAGTTCCGATCTAATTTGGGAAAAGAGAAACCAAAACCGTCAATCGGGCGCACTAATTTAAGCTTTAATGGCAACCTGGGGATCGATAAGAACTAACCACGGAGCAGTAGCAGAAGGGCCATGTCCTTCCGCTCCACTCGAAGAATCGATGGGTTCGGTAAACAAGAGCGCGACCGTTCGCGAAGACCGTTCAAGCGTTGATTAATTGTTCGCCGGAATCCGAGGCGCGAATgggccacacaacacaaacaacgttGCGTCCCTGCGAAAGATAAGAATGCATCACTGTGTGTttcgtaaataaaatttgaagaaTTTCTTCGCCCCAGCGTCCGATGGAAAGTCCACCAGCGGCACGTGTTTGTTGACAGCTCGTATTTGGGGCCTTCTTTGACACTTACTTGGTttctatgtgtgtgcgtgaagcataccccaaaaaaccgggcgTCTATCTGGCAATTATCTTATCAGGGGGCCACGCTATCGATTACTCACTCGATATGTCTCGGCCGGCGAACGGGAACCGGTGCGGTGAGCTTAGTCTTTCGGTTTATTTCTTACGACACAGAGGGGCAGAGTCTCGGGCACCCCCTTTCGATGTGCCTTCTGACAGCCTACTAGGACCGTGATGCCGCGTGATTCGAGAAGCAACTCTAGCACGTACTTTGATTGCCAAACGAAGGCAGAGCTCCTTCGTGTAACGCtttcgtgttccgttttccagaAATCGGACCCTGCGGCCGGGAGTGAATCGGAAGTACCGGAAGCGGGCCATCCTGAAGAATGGCGACTGCAACGTGGTGTTGTCGCGTCCGCCGAGGCAACATTTGCGGTTCCTGCAGGACATCTTTACGACGCTGGTCGACGCGCAGTGGCGCTGGACGTTGCTGGTGTTTGCGTTCAGCTTTATCGGGTCGTGGCTGTTTTTCGGCGTCATCTGGTGGCTGATTGCCTACACACACGGCGACCTTGAGGACCTCCACCTGCCCGATAACCAATGTGTGTATTTGTCGATTGCCGGTTACGACGAGTGGACCACGTTTTCCTAACCTCTCTCTGTGGTTTCTTTCAGCCGAAATCGGATGGATCCCGTGTGTTTACAACATCTACTCGTTCACGTCCGCGTTTCTGTTCTCGATCGAAACGCAGCACACGATCGGGTACGGTGTGCGGACGACGACCGAGGAGTGTCCGGAGGCCATCTTCGTGATGTGCTTCCAGTCGATCTACGGGCTCATGATCCAGGCGTTCATGGTGGGCATCGTGTTCGCGAAGATGACCCGCCCGAAGCAGCGCAGCCAGACGCTGCTGTTCTCGAAGAACGCCGTGGTGTGCCAGCGGGACGGAGAGCTGTGCCTCATGTTCCGGGTGGGCGACATGCGCAAGAGCCACATcatcggtgcgtgcgtgcgggcCCAGCTGATACGGACGAAAACGACGCGCGAGGGGGAAGCGATGGCCCAGTACCAGCACGAGCTGGATGTCGGATCGGACGGGTGCTCGTCGGATCTGTTCTTCATCTGGCCGCAGATCGTGGTGCATCGGATAGACAAGAATTCGGCCCTGTACAATCTGTCGGCTTCGGACATGTTGCGCGAACGCTTCGAGATCGTCGTCATCCTGGAGGGTACGGTCCAATCGACGGGCCAATCGACACAGGTCCGCTCGAGCTACGTCAACACGGAGATCCTGTGGGGCCACCGGTTCGAGCCGGTCGTCTGCTATAACAAGGAGCAGCAGGGCTACGAGATCAACTACAGCAAGTTTGACACGACACTGCAGGTCGACACACCGCTCTGTTCCGCCCGCGAGCTGGCCGAGTTCTATCAGGCACAGGACGACCCGTACCGTCAGCATGCACGATCGCCGGTCACCGGTAAGGAGCCGGACTTTGCCTCCGACTGTGTGGCCCTCTAGCGGGGGCACACTGTGTACATAGCACCATTAAAACGAGAACGCCTCTTCCAGCGACTCCTCTCATCGCTCTGTCAACGCCATAAGAACACTCTGTGCGTAAATGTCCCCCTGTGCTTGTGTCTTCGTTTTGCGCCATCCCACCCCATATAGATAACGTCGGACACGGTCACACCCGGAGCCGgtgccagtcagtcagtcagtcagtcagtgttTTTGTATGTGTCTCGGCCACCCCGTGAACGGTCTCGGTCTAAAGCTCGCCCCGTTTCGTCCCCCACTCGGCGTGTAGATCCCGGTGATACTGAGTCGATGAAAACGGTGCTCGAACGGCGCTGGAAGCAGCATTACAGTACGCTGGTGGACACGCTCAGTCAGTACAATCTGACAATGGACGAGGCGCATCGCGACGGCATCAACACGGCGCACCTCTACCCGACGCGCTACCTCACGATACAGGGCGTTCCGAGGCGCCGCAAGTCGTACGTGGCGCTCCAGGCCAATCTGTGGAATCTGTTCGATCGGCCACCGCCCCCCGCGAGCCCGAGGCCGGCCGCGGAAGACGATCCGCTGGTGGCCAGTGTGACCGTAACGAATATCAACGAAAAGTGTCCCGGCGATTGACGACACGACTCGACTGGCGGGCAAAGATCTGGTGGCGATCTTTTGATCGTTGAAGTTATCTGTTAAGTTTTGAGCTGTTGACCGTGGCCGGCGCCGTGCGAGCTGGCAAGTGTTGTTGCAGTGAAGTGAATAAAGCTTAAGGAAACTTAATTTGATGCTCTTGGAGGATCTCTCCGGATGATCTATACGATCCGAACCGAAGCACGTCCGAAGCCTGCTGGAAAATTGGACCCATTGGGAACAAATTCTTCCGGTGgtgaaccaaaccaaactgATGCTTTCGGAAGAGCGTTGATGTAGACAGTAAAGCCCTCTATTGGTTTAGTTGCACATCATCTTCTTATCTGGCAAACAGATCCAGACCCAGCCCCAGACTCAACGGCTTGAAAGTTTCCTAGAACATCAAATACGCAAATGCCGCTTGCTGCGGTGTTCCATGCACTTTCCATTCCGCTCCAGCAGTGACGGAGATTAGGCCACGCGATCGTCACTTTTATCGGCCACCTTGAAGCGCGTTGAGCCGTCCGCAAATACGGCGGCTAATCCCTGCACGTGGTCAACAGGCTTGCGTCTTCTGACGCTCAGTCCGTCGCGTAGTCTTCGTCGATCGGTCTGTGCGGAGCAATGCGTGATCTACCAAAGTTGCGGATCACCGAGGCGGACGATGTCGAGTCGGGAGTGTCGCTTACGCTGGAGGATCGCTGTTTGCGGTCTGCCGGCGATCGGTGCAGTGCGATTGGCAGCACACCGGATACGATCGGCTCAGGCCGATCGTcatcgtttcggttcgatcaACCACAGCGGGCATCGGGAAGGCGGTGAGTACCAGGTACGCTTGAGGTCGTGTGATGTAGCTGACCGTTTTCGTACAGGCCTGGTCCGTTTCGGGCGGGTACCAAGAAGCCACGGAAACGGGCTGTTTTCAAGAACGGCTACTGCAACGTGAGCGCCACGAAGCTACCACAGCAGCAGATCCGATTCCTGCAGGACATCTTTACGACGCTGGTCGATGCGCAGTGGCGCTGGACGTTGTTAGTGTTTGCGCTCGGGTTCGTCAGTTCGTGGATGCTGTTTGCCGGGCTCTACTGGCTGATTGCGTATGCCCACGGTGACTTCGAGGCGCACCACTTGCCACCGTTTCAAGGTGAGCACTGATGAGGACGAGACGTCCTTCGGTTCCTCACGTGTCTGCTTTTCGCCGCAGAGGACAACGGATGGACACCGTGCATCACGTCGCTGTACACGTTCACGTCGTGCTTTCTGTTTTCGCTCGAAACGCAGCACACGATCGGATACGGATCGCGCGCCATGGAGGAGGAGTGCCCGGAAGCGGTGTTCGTGATGAGCCTGCAGTCGGTGCACGGTGTGATGGTGCAGGCGTTTCTGGCCGGCATCATTTTCGCCAAGATGACCCGCTCGAAGCGGCGCGCCCAGACGCTGCTGTTCTCGCGCCACGCCGTCGTTGCGCAGCGTGACGGCGAGCTGTGTCTTGCGTTCCAGATTGGCGATATGCGCAAGAGCCACATCATCGGGGCGAACATCCGGGCGCAGTTGCTGCGGCCGAAGGTGACCAGCGAAGGGGACATGCTGGAACAGTACCACACCGAGCTGGAGCTGACGGTGGACGGCTGCTCGTCGGACGTGTTTCTCATCTGGCCCCGGATCGTGGTGCACCGGATCGACGAGAGGTCCCCGTTTTATGGGTACTCGGCCGACGACATCCTGCTGGAGCGATTCGAGGTGATCGTGGTGCTGGAGGGAACGATCGAGTCGACGGGCCAGACCACGCAAGCGCGCACCAGCTACGTCAACACGGAGATCCTGTGGGGCCAGCGGTTCGAGCCGCTGCTCCTATACAATGCGGACATTCAGGGCTACGAGATTGATTTTTCCAAGTTCAACGACACGGCACCGCAGTACACGCCCCGGTGCTCGGCCCGCCAGCTGAAAGGGTGCTTCCAGTCCCCCCTCAAAGGTATCTGCGCTTCGGCTGATTCTGATCGGAATCCTATTTTGGGGCAATCGTGTGACCCTCTGCTGATGGGGCGTGAACCGAGACTGAACCACATCGACGAACGTGCCAATCCGCAGTTCCTGTTTCCCATGTTTAATCGACGACTTTCGCGTTCATCGAGTGCACTGTAGCGGCGGCGGTTTGTGCCCCGGCTACGCGCTCCACgtgttgcatactttcagggGCAGAAGCGAACATCGATTTGTTGGCCGcacgaacattttgaaaaaatgattaaaGAGCGTCGAAATAAACATTGATTCGGAGTGGAAATGCAAAGAATTGGCACACTTGTTCTCCACTTGGGCCTTAGCCGTGGCCGACAACGGGGGTCACGTCCTGTGCAATTAAACGGTTCGCGGTGGCCCGTGGCCTGCGTGTTTAAACGGCAATTGGCGGCGGCGCAGACCCAAATCAATTTTGGCCCGGCCCAAACATACAAACCAATCATCCATTGATTTGTTGCTGTTCAAACATTGGCGCACCTTGGGAATCGTGACGTAGAACCCCGGAGCAAAGAACAAGAACCTGGGTGCGGTGCCGGGACAATGTAGACCGCATTCGAAACGGCGAAGGCGCATAATTTCCACCGCAGTCCAGCGCCCGCCAGTTCCATCGATCAGGGCAATCATGTGCATCACCATCAATTATAGATAAGTACACATAAATGCAGAACGCGATCCGATTGCGCATTTCGTCGGGGCAGAGCAATGGGGTGATAATGCGCGGTCGGGCGCCACGGGCCCCCGAAGGGCTTCGCCGTCTTTCGGAAGCAGCAGTTTTGATGCAGTAAACGCATGATTCGgtttgccgttgttgctgttcgcTGTATCGCTTTCATTCGTTCAactcgtttgttgttgtcgatggtaataaataatgaaatacatttacatttaatcTCGTTCGGGGCCGGGGTGTGTATAAAATGTCTCTCCTTCGTTTCTGTACAAACCGCACATTTAGTGTCCTGCCTTAGCCTAAAACGCTCTCTAAACTCTAGGCGCCCTTACACACTAAGCGATCGGACATTGTCTAACGTGTAGGAATTGGGTTTCCGGAACAGGATTCAAACAAGGACGGTGGATCAGCCGACGCCGCTCCCGGAAGCGATCGAGTCCAgtggcagcaacggcagcggttgctggtgttgctgcggCGGTTGCTGGAGGCGTTGCAGCTCCTGTTGCTTCCCCTTGGCACCCGGCTTCGGCCGCTTGGTCAGATTCTTCTGGTGCAGGTGCGTCTGGTAGTGCTTCTCCAGGTGCGCCTTCTGCCGGAAGCTCTTGCCGCACAGGTAACACGAGAACGGCTTCTCGCCCGTGTGCACCCGGACGTGCACGTTGACCGAGTACTTGTCCTTGAACGCTTTCGAGCAGATCGTGCAGTAGTGCAGCGATCTGCCTCGCTTTTGTCCGTTAGCCCCGCCAGTGGCGGCGCCGCCGGTTGCTGAGTCGCTGCTCGAACTGCTGCTCGAGCTCCTGCTCGAACTGGAGCTGCTgcccgtcggcggtggcagtgaGTTGAGTTCCCCCAGCGGgcaactgttgttgttggtgtccAACTTAGAGTCGCCCCCCGAGGCGGACATGCCCGCCGGCGCTGTTGGCTCCAGCGACGGAAGCATTGGCTGAagttggtggtgatgctgctgctgctgttgctggtgatgatgtggATGGCTCGAGGAGGAGGAACTATCGGGTACGGTGAAGTTGTCGTACAGGTAGGACGAGGGTTCGTTGTACAGGCTGTGCTGGGCCCCGAGGTCCCCGCCCGAGGGCCCACTTCGGTCGGTGAAGCTCGTTAGCTGGATCTCGTTCAGCAGCCCTTCGACGGAACCGTGCAAGctgatggtggcggccgccgagGGCTGTCCATtcgggggctgctgctgctgttgtacTTGTTGTGGTTTCGCTCCGTAGTAGTCGCCCAGGTCGTAGCCGGTGGCGTCGCTGAAGTTGAAACAATCCACCGTCGGCTCGTAGCCGACACTCGGGTCAACAATGTCCGGAGCGAGCGGAACCGGCGATTCGAGGGCGCTCGTTGGGTCCGACCAGACGATACCGTGCTCGGGCGACTCGTGCAGCACGGTCAGCGTGTAGATGTGGCCGTCGACACCGATGCCTTGGTGGGGGGCAGGAGCAGGATCCACTGAAGCCGTCGTGGCCGCCGGATGCGGCTGCTCGTACGGCTGTGGCCAGTAGTGACTCATGCCACTGACCGACGCCTGTAACCGGTCCCGTGTGTCCGCCCGCGCCGGACCCCAGATCTGACGAGGAGAGGACGAGAAGAGACGGGAGAGATCAATGATACGGCTGGTGTGTGTCCGCGAAAGAGCATCCAGCGGGTCCCAGATTTCCCTGTTTTACGATGCTTTGCCTGGTGTGGCCCATAAACAACCAGTccttgccagccagccagtaaaTCATTCTCTGTTTTATGTGCCGCCCGTCCCGTCGATCGCTTCCGAAACGCGGCGAAAGGAGGTAGCTACAATGTGTTGGCCCGAAGCGAAGCCCCAGGATCCAATTTCTTAAGCCCTCGCGTCGTACCTGATCGAATCCTTGCAGTGGCTGCTTGTTCTGGACCGTCTGCCCCGGATAGGGTAGTGTCCCCGGTCGGACTCCGCacccgtgtccgtgtcccaGTCCGGGTTCCGCTCCCAGCTCGCCGAGGGGCATCGATTTCGCCTCGAACCGAAGCCGATCGTCCAGGctgttggcggcggtggtgctgttaGATGGCTCGATCAGTTCTCGCTTGATGGCAGTTTCGTTGGCCGCTGGGCTGGCCGAGAGTTGTCCGTGGCTGGTCCGCAGCTTCGGATCCGTTAGCATTTTGTCGTCGGTCGTTGTTTTTCTGCAAAGAAAGGTCCAAGCGAACCACcaacaagaagaagattaGGTGGGGTCTAGGGGTCTCTCCAAGTGTCCGTCCTAAGCGGCGAGGCCTGGTAGTGTGGTGGGGAGAGAAAAACGGCTTAACGGCActcgaccacgacgacgacagcgacaTCGAGTTGACGTCCGTTGAGCCATcccctggccgggccgggtcgttAGTTGGCGTAATAAATGTTTTATACGATGATAATTTACACATCATTTGTTAGATGTCACCCGTCCCCGTCGTCCTCTTGATGgtgtttattattgtttattagTGTTTTACGTTTTACAGCAGACGCGCGGCTTTCTTTCCTATTCTTCGGCTCTTCTATTTGTCCGCGGTTCGCTGCTACCCAGCTACCTTCACGACCCAGCGGGCGCCGATGTCACACGGAGGCGGAACCCATATGACCCGGGCTCGGACCGCGGCGAGGCGAGGAGCAATTATTGATCGTAAAACAATGATTACTTTCATTGAAAACTGCCGCAAATGGCCGAGTCGGGAGCCCGAGTGCGGTGCGTTAGTGAAAGACGTCCGGCGTAATTACCGGTAGCCGGTGGATTGTAAATGTCCCCCGCCATTCAAATGATAGATGTACGTACGCCACGCTCGGCAGACGCGCGTATTTTGCAGTGACATCTTGATGCCGTTGATAGGATGCTGTAAAAGTGAATCACGGTCCTATTGGCCTCGGGGCGGATCGTTTCCAAATGGAAAACCTGTGCCCCAGGTGACAAACGGGGCCTTCTTCATTTTATGACGCCTTTTTAGTTTAGTTAGGCTTAATTAATTGCTACGGCTTACTTATCTAAACATAATTGTCTGTGGGGTTTAcattgcctacatttaggcgtcTTGTCAAAAGGCGGACAAGTTGTATCTTAGAACAGTGTATTTAGTACATAAAAATGGTGGCTTTAGTACTTCTTTCCCATGAGATTATTTCGCTTTCTGTGCGCTCAGTATGTTCTCTTTTGACAATcgccaaaaaacgaaaaatttaaaacaaaaccatagAGATAAAACCTCGTCAATTCTCGTCAATTAGGTAAATTTGCTGAATGAAGGCACTAGCCCGTCGATATTGCATATTGCCATTTGCATTAATCCATCGATTTTACGTGAACCATGTGTATTGAGATATAAACCAGGATGGGTATAAAACCCAGCTTTTAACGGTAGGATTAAGGGTAATTATTGGGCCCGGTTGCGAGATCCGGAATGGCTCAAGCGCAACCACGCCCGGACTAAAAACTTTACGTCAATGGCCTTCGCCTAATTTAACcatttgcttaattttatCTCTGCCCCAGAATCGCTCCAGCACTGAGTTGCAAAACGAGTGCAGTGTCCGGTGCGCCGCTGCTTCCCGGAACACTGCTGAAATCGTCCTTCGGCACGCcgcgttttgtttctttgtttcggGGTTTTCGCTGCAATCAAATCATCAACACGTTCGCGTCGCGGGTTCGTTAAGCTTTGAATGACATCCCCATTTGCGGGCAGGATTTTCGGCGGTTCCGCCGCGTGGCCAACGAGCTTAATGAATTTGACGATCGCGCATTGATGATGGCTCGCGATTCGATCGACGGAGCACCGGCGGAGTCCGGCAGCTAACGGCAGATCCCGCGAGCTGCGTGTTCCGGCGTGCTCGGGCatcgaaaattcaaatcatcgccatcgacgCCGATGCAGTTCTGCGCAAAGCGCATCTCGTTCGGCCGCATCGGCTGATCCAGAGATTAATTTTGAcgggtgaaaataaaaaggtaATGTTTAGTGGTCATTACTGtcacaccgggcaccgggggcTTAACGGGCCGAATGACGACGCCGAGGACTGACCGGACCGGTCGCGCTGAGTTGAACGTTTTTCGACTGCGTTTTTGgacgttccgttttttttcgtttttttttgcactctaGATGGTTGTCCAgcggaaatcgaaatgaaatggCGCGTACGGATTGAAATGGTCCGTCGTGGCAGCAAGTGCCATGGCCGATAGCAGGCGCAACCAGTGATGATAAAGACCCACAAAATGCGCGAGCCGCACTTATCGGAgacaaattaaacaaagtAAGAACCCGAAGCACCTCTCAACACGACCACGATGGGTCACGACGGATGGAAAAACGAGGATCACCGGAGTGATCCGAAAGGGCCGAAATCCATTTCGAAAACTATCAAAACCTCCTCCTCGGGCTCTTCGTAATTGGGAACACGACATTTTGGGGGACTGAAGAAGCTCCCACTTACGGAATCAGCTTTCGTAATCAACGGGCACCAGACCCCAGGGTGGCGCATAAAACAAATCGCGCCCGGTGACAATTGCCTTAAAGTTTATGTAAAATTAAGCATTTCGCATTTTCGCGCAAATGGTTGGTGGCCACTTTCTGGAACGCCGTCCGAAAGCTTTCTCGGGCCGCGGGGTTGCCGAAGATTGCTCGCGTTGATGGCTCGCGATTACGGCCGCTGACTCACTCTCAAGGCGAGACGATTTTCTTCCATCTACATAATTGTCGCCCGGTGGGCGCTTTcgagcggccaccgaaaaagatGCTaatcggttttcggtggacgCACATACACCGAAGCCACTTTCCAGCGGGAGTGTCCCAAATGGGGGAGCTTGTAGAATGTAGATGGCAAAAAGTGTCAACCGCGGTGACGTGCGTTAAAAGCATTTTTGCACTAAATTAGGCACCATCGAGCATGAGTTTCTAAAATCCTCGCTCGTAACGGAACGAAGTTCGTAGTAATTGGACGGTTCATCCCTGTGCGCGCCCGTCACGTAAATCCCGTGGCACCCTCCCGGGCGAAACCGAAGCAAAGTGTTCCACCTCCAAAACAACATAACCTAAACACGACGGCGTGGTGGTGAATGGGAATCAATTAGTTAATTTACATTGTTTCTGACGGTGGCCCTCCCCCACGGGGGGTGGCGAGCGAAACTTAGTTAAATGGAGCGGCAATGACCGGTGGGTGGTAGTTTGTTACTTCAAAATGAATGTATGAATAATAATTAGTAGACTGCAGACCGGCCTGGTGCGCCGGGGGGCTGGTGCGTAAGATTCGCATAAGGAAGGCGCCAGTTAGTCAGCCAGCTCTCGGTTAGTGGACCGTTTCGAGGTGAACGAG encodes the following:
- the LOC131210975 gene encoding G protein-activated inward rectifier potassium channel 3-like yields the protein MYEPDRQDTVAKAERSALKLGPFDGSGLTPLTPHSPGGYSDHYGYSSPVTPVTPNTPLVCYPIKNRTLRPGVNRKYRKRAILKNGDCNVVLSRPPRQHLRFLQDIFTTLVDAQWRWTLLVFAFSFIGSWLFFGVIWWLIAYTHGDLEDLHLPDNQSEIGWIPCVYNIYSFTSAFLFSIETQHTIGYGVRTTTEECPEAIFVMCFQSIYGLMIQAFMVGIVFAKMTRPKQRSQTLLFSKNAVVCQRDGELCLMFRVGDMRKSHIIGACVRAQLIRTKTTREGEAMAQYQHELDVGSDGCSSDLFFIWPQIVVHRIDKNSALYNLSASDMLRERFEIVVILEGTVQSTGQSTQVRSSYVNTEILWGHRFEPVVCYNKEQQGYEINYSKFDTTLQVDTPLCSARELAEFYQAQDDPYRQHARSPVTDPGDTESMKTVLERRWKQHYSTLVDTLSQYNLTMDEAHRDGINTAHLYPTRYLTIQGVPRRRKSYVALQANLWNLFDRPPPPASPRPAAEDDPLVASVTVTNINEKCPGD
- the LOC131207599 gene encoding G protein-activated inward rectifier potassium channel 3-like, producing the protein MRDLPKLRITEADDVESGVSLTLEDRCLRSAGDRCSAIGSTPDTIGSGRSSSFRFDQPQRASGRRPGPFRAGTKKPRKRAVFKNGYCNVSATKLPQQQIRFLQDIFTTLVDAQWRWTLLVFALGFVSSWMLFAGLYWLIAYAHGDFEAHHLPPFQEDNGWTPCITSLYTFTSCFLFSLETQHTIGYGSRAMEEECPEAVFVMSLQSVHGVMVQAFLAGIIFAKMTRSKRRAQTLLFSRHAVVAQRDGELCLAFQIGDMRKSHIIGANIRAQLLRPKVTSEGDMLEQYHTELELTVDGCSSDVFLIWPRIVVHRIDERSPFYGYSADDILLERFEVIVVLEGTIESTGQTTQARTSYVNTEILWGQRFEPLLLYNADIQGYEIDFSKFNDTAPQYTPRCSARQLKGCFQSPLKGICASADSDRNPILGQSCDPLLMGREPRLNHIDERANPQFLFPMFNRRLSRSSSAL
- the LOC131211739 gene encoding zinc finger and BTB domain-containing protein 5-like; this encodes MLTDPKLRTSHGQLSASPAANETAIKRELIEPSNSTTAANSLDDRLRFEAKSMPLGELGAEPGLGHGHGCGVRPGTLPYPGQTVQNKQPLQGFDQIWGPARADTRDRLQASVSGMSHYWPQPYEQPHPAATTASVDPAPAPHQGIGVDGHIYTLTVLHESPEHGIVWSDPTSALESPVPLAPDIVDPSVGYEPTVDCFNFSDATGYDLGDYYGAKPQQVQQQQQPPNGQPSAAATISLHGSVEGLLNEIQLTSFTDRSGPSGGDLGAQHSLYNEPSSYLYDNFTVPDSSSSSSHPHHHQQQQQQHHHQLQPMLPSLEPTAPAGMSASGGDSKLDTNNNSCPLGELNSLPPPTGSSSSSSRSSSSSSSSDSATGGAATGGANGQKRGRSLHYCTICSKAFKDKYSVNVHVRVHTGEKPFSCYLCGKSFRQKAHLEKHYQTHLHQKNLTKRPKPGAKGKQQELQRLQQPPQQHQQPLPLLPLDSIASGSGVG